In the Pocillopora verrucosa isolate sample1 chromosome 4, ASM3666991v2, whole genome shotgun sequence genome, GAAAGGTACATGTAGGTTATTTACATAATCagagattttttttcaccatcaaGGTTATCTTTTCCTGCGAGCTGCCTGAGTTTTGCTTGTACTCAAAGCTGAATGTGAGCCAGAAATGCTAGCTGGAAGAGAGAACAAATGTTCTCCAAAGTATTTGGTTGCCAGGTCTCGTTTTGGAAGAGTTTGTTGAATTCCCCTTGATTTGGACAAAGGTCGTTTTGAAGAATGAGATGAACATACTTGATGGACCCTGAAGCCACAAGAATATAAAAATATGAtcaaccttttgacccctatgagtgactaacatctatcttctccttacaatatcacccctgaatcagtcattaaggtcatgagaataaaggaaatgatcaccaacaagagaagctcttgacttttaaacaaattcttcttgttagtACTTTAACAAATGTATGGataactgtatggagaatatgcatactgatgtttctCTGGGTGTGGATGCTTCAGGTTGGGGGGTTTATTAGTTGTGTCTTGTAGTTCAATTCAGTGTGTTTGAACAGAGTTCACCAGAATATTCATAgtaaataatatttctttatAATGAACACTGAAATTATTTAAAGTGACTCTTCCTGCATTTTCCAAAACAATTGGAGGACAATGAAGAAGAATATTCCACCCAAAAATGTACAATTCTGAGTCTATattcaaacatttcttaaatGTAGACCCCACAGAAGTTCCTATCAAGGCCACTTGCTTTTCAGCCAAACCTTGCACTAATTTAATTCTTGCTATGCCACCCCTACATTTTTCCAAAACAGTACAGgagtcaattttctttgaatttaacTACAACCCAGTAATAAAAAACAGCTTAACAAATGTAAGATTAATTTGGAGTTGTAACCCTATGAAATAAGTGGAAAATACTTGAACACAGTGATTGTTTATCTATATGTAAAGCACAACCCCTCTGCCCTTGATATTTAGCCCCCACAATATTCTATAACTATATCTGTACCTTTCCTCAGATCCCTCTGGTGAGACAAATATTTCCGACTCTTGTTTAATGATATTTCTTTCCACTGATGTTGGCTGGTGTGCCAAATCATACTCAATTTTCTTCTGCTTGGAAGTGCAAAACTTACAAGGAGTTTCTCCATTCACTGTGAATATGTGAATAGATATTAGTAActagtaaaaaataaaaaagccaaaaataaGCCTGAAACTGGCATAGAGAAGTTTGTAAGGTTTTGTTTGCAACATGTTAAGTTATGTTGTAAGTTGATATTATCTTAAGCTTGCTTTAACTTTTAATGTATATTGCATgacaaggtaaagaaaacaatagaaGAAAGGTAAAAGGTTATTACTAAGGGCACTTTCAGCCTTTGGAACAGTTACAGATATATACTGAAGAGCGTTCTGTTGAGATGGAAATGTGAAAGAGGAAGTCCCTTCcctttcctctcttttctctgcTTTTCATGTCTCCCTTGCCTTCATTTAATTTCCCATTCATTGTTATTTTACAACTCAATATCTACCTGCTCTAAGAAATGAATTAGGATTTCCAGTCCTCTTAGCATAATCAAGTGGTACATCACCACTGCCATCCTGTGCATTCATGTCTGCACCATGTTTAATGAGGCAGCTCACGCTCTGTAAGTGAGCTCCTAATGCGGCTAAATGGGCTGGTGTTGCACCAGAACCTGAAGGCCAACATGGTGGGTATTACATTCTCGATCCATAAAATATTGTATTGAATTGTCTCATGTCAAGGTTAATTAATTCATGTAGAAGTCTTTCCTCTTAATGCATCTATAtacaacatgtacatgtatgtaaacATGACAGTCTGTAGAGTTTCAGGTCTTTTCTGTAATACTGATGAAAGCAGTGATGGGAACTTTAAGAGGGATCATTTTTAGATTGCTCACTAACATCATCTCTCTTTAGTATGACAGAACCTGTTTCATTACAATCACATAATAGCAAAGATGTGTTTAGGTGTGGGGCAGTAATAAACTTctagtgaaagaaaaaactttacCATCTCTGATGTTGGGATTAATTCTGTGTTCCAGGAGCCAGTTAACACATTCTGTAGCACCATTTTGTGCAGCCTAAAAATTGATCATGAAATTGtcactagtgtctaaaatcaaaatttaacaactacaagaacaaaaaaaaaactatactCAAACAAGCAAGTTGGAACACTCAGAGCTCTACAACAGTTCCACCATACTCACCACATGAAGCAAAGATTTTCCAGATCTGTCTCTAACATCTATTTTTGCCAGCCCTGAACCCAACACAAATACCAAACAGGGGCAGTTATTATGTGCTGCAGCATAATGTGCTGGAACACATCCTGCTGTGTCTCTAGAATTTACATCAATGTCACTGTGTGCAAGAGTTTTCAAAGCTTCCAAGCCTCCAGCACTTGCTGCATAGTGAGCTGGTGTGCGTCCTTGATCATCAACACAGGTTACCTCAACATCATTTTCTATTAGACACCTGAAGTGAAATGACAAACATTACATTTACAACATCACAGTTTTCACTGAAAAGTGTCATAACAAGGAAACAGTACAATAATAAGTAACAAgagaatattttgtaaatagagtAAGAGAAATgttaagttttgagctcagtaaagaaatagagaaagatattttttgtcttATCCCAAgcttgggacaaagaaaaaattctgagtccccatgggaatcaaacctcagaacTTCAGATTCCACCTTCcgcatcctgcatactgctaggatcagcaatgagAGAATATTTTCTACATCTAAATTATAAAATGGTTCACGCCACCAAATTTAGCAGAGAAATCTGTGCAACAGCTGGAGAATTCTCTGATCTGTGTTGCATGCATGATAACATCATGCAGGCTTTAACTCTTTACTCCAGTAACATGTCTTTTTGGAGAGAGAATTTCATTTGGAGCCCAGTTATACATAAATATTATTGAGTACCTCAATGCTGCTCTATGATTTTTCATTGCTGCCAAGTGAGCTGGAGTACGTCCCTGTTTATCCTCTAACACCATGTTACTACCATTCGTGATTAAGATTTCCAGACATTCACTTTCACCGTGATATGCTGCCAGATGAGCACTTGTTTGTCCATTGGAATCAACAACATTGATATCTGTCATATGCTTCAGAAGTTCTTTCACCACAAGAGTGTGACCACCAATGCACGCCTCATGGAGTGGGGTCCTTTGCACATTGCTACCTTTGATAGGATCTGCACCTGCCTAAAACATTTGATTACTTCGGATAAAACTATTTGTCATGTGGTTTTTCAGCAACATCTATATCCCCTGAAGAAGTATTGAACTTTACctacatttttaaaagatttcagTTCACAGAAAACACAAAGGAGGATTGCAAAGGGCCCGGGAGAATGTATTGAAAAAGTCCCCACGAGGattcgaacctcagaccttcggatcaTCGGGGCGCGGAATCGTGTCCCAtactcgtgacaagacgaaaaacgtCTTTCTCAAATTCGAATATCTTAGGACAACGTATTACTTTTAAAGGATGTTCAACATCCCGGCTGAAACTACTCGTGAGGTCTGTCAATCCAGTACCGCTCCATTTATCATTCCAACTTACCTTAAGAAGCTGTCTAACAACCGTCAAATGCCCATACCCGGCGGAGCGATGCAAAGCGGTCCTCTGAGCTCGATGGCCTCCAGCTTTCTCGTTCACATTAATACTTTTATCTAAAAGCAGTCGGGATACAGTATCTGAATCACCTCTTTCAGCAGCCTCCTGCAACGGAGGCAAGGAGAAACTGACAAAATCCGATGGCAACGGTGGATTAAGGTCTTCACTTTTTGCACTGATATCTCCTTCGCCAAGCTCGAAATCCTTCGCTCGACTTGCCGTCAATGATGTGTACAAACTAAGATCAAAAGTGCGTGCACTATCTACTTCCCTTACTGACATTGTTCAAAGtcgaattaaaaaatatcagttactTCCATTGGCAACTTATTTAGTGTTTTGACGCCATTTTGTTTCCTAGGACCCAATCTTTTAGGAAAACTCGGTCGTACTCTCAGCTGCTAAATCCTGGGATCTCGCAGCATCCTGGGATCTCGTCCAGCTTGACACTTCAGCTTCAGTTGACAGATGTTCCTCAGTTTCTGTGCAAATaaacaaaagtattttccaAAATGTCATTGGTTGAATTGCttcaaaaatatgtttacacCGCAGTAATAAATTATCTGCCCTGGCCCAGTTAGCGAACTTGCGGTTCTATGTTCATCCACCATGACGACTGGCCAAGCCTCAACTTAGAGACTTAAAAAGCGATCACCCTTGCTTTCCAATCAAGGCGGCAGTCTCTAGCGGTTTCCCGCAATGAGGACATGGTTGATATTTTGTCTGTTCTGTGCAAATTATGTTGGCTGTGACATGGAGTTCCCCCCACTTCCTCAAGGAAAGCCTTACAGTTTAGAAAGCGAAGAGGATTCTTGGAGTTTGAACGGTCTTACAAGTATTGCAAATGACATCGCCTTGACGCTCAGAAATCAAGCGCCTTACGGTAAGGATCGTTTACAACTGTACTGCTATCGTGTGTGTGACTATTTTGACCTTTTCTACCCGAAAATTAAGCCGCTGTTTACACAAGGCACGTTAAACTGGACCATATTTTGAATGGGATGCTGTCCACAGAATCATAGCCGCGCTTGTGCAAATACAAGTATCACTTCATAAGTGTGCTGCCTCTCGAATGTAGTGCTGCAAGGCAATTGCTATCCTTCGGAATAAGACATGCGCTTAAATATTGCACAAAGTCTAACAGTTTTCTTCTCGTTATGCGGTTAGGTAAATATATTCTTAAGATTAGGATTTTAAAGCTGGCAACATTTTACATTGAACGCGTTGACTTTCGCTGTGATGATAACTTAGGCTACACAGTGAACGAACTAGTTTAAAGGTTACGTCCTAATTTTTACTcaaatgttatatttttaaGTGATTTcagtttcaatatttttaaactAGTTTTTTATTGGGTAGTTGTTCCTTTGTTCCAGGATTATGGTAATTCAATCCGaacgaagaaaaatattttactaaACAACGTTTCGACCGCTtattcagggcgtgaaattgcgcctaatacaggcgccaatgcgactaaatttttcaaagttagtcgccaaattggtgactagaacgtttcatcataaccttaccaagagatatagtgaattaaaaagatttgcaaagataaatccgcggcaaacttcttcattaagtttgtttctaaaACGTAGCACGTGCTTCTCGATCGACAACTAGACGCCGTCTcggatttagatgagcctgaacgttgtatatcatccatcctagtgtccactttgtagagTCTATTTCAAATTAAGAAGTATTTGTCTTCTGACCAATACTGACACGTGGAGGTGATGAgttgaaaatcaaaatcttTTCTCTTTCCGACCTTCTActgcttttaaaatcaaagatggtagcaataattttcaccaagaaaatactgagcactcacTTGCCAACATCACGCCTGTTCGGCAGGCTATTTCCCTTcattttcattcacagttaatAACAGAAAGTAAATGCTgattggttttttgtttttgtctctgAAATCACAGCAATTTACctacatttatattttaataagtTGAATTTTACTGTTGATTACTCATGAACTATTGGAGGAGATATACATGTTAAGGATGACACCACCATAAATATTTTGCCTCTTTATAATACAAAACAACTAGATCCCATTAAGTTCAGTAATAGCTCACATATGACGCAAAAATTTGGAAGGAACATCAGTGACTCATGTGGCTGCCTCTCTTGTGCCACTTTTTCATTCACACCACATTTGTGATCTTACCAAACAGACATACAGCAACATTGAAtctattttttaagtaaatatATACCTCCTCTTTGGTTTTTTGCAGAAATTATTGGAAATACCTTTAGTAATGCATTTGGTAAAGGAGGAAAGTCCCCAGAAATCTCTGAGGTTTGTGAAACCAATTAACTTTCACTTAAAATTGAAAGAGGTTATACTTTATAAAAAGCTTCATGCAAATTTTATGTCatagaaaaattttgtaaaacaaaagatCTTACCCACCTTGAAAAAGTAAGTTTTAAAAACCATTGCTTAAGTTGTTTCTAAATGTATAGCTTCCCGATAATATCTCAAAGAAGTATAATTACTTTTAACTTCATAGGTTTTCCCTCATACAAGGACTTTCTTTCCCTTTGCTGTTCAGCCACTATGCAAATGGCTGTAGCCTCTTTTTACAAGTCTTGAGTGAGCTGCACATGAAGACCAAAATGTGCTGATTACATATAAATTTACCTTTAGTTAAGACAAAAACTATTCTTGAAATAGCAAGGATAACTTATCTTATTTACAGGTAGAAAAAGTAGGTCTTTCAGAAGGAAGCTGTGATGAAAGATTAGCCAGTGGTAAAAAAGTGACTTCCCCTAGGATACAAGCATCTATTCCTTTAAAATCTATTCCCATTGCTTTTActtagtgattttttttccagttttaatcAGTCTCTCTGAGTATATAGGAAACAAAGCAAAGGTTGAAATAAATGGCAGTTCAAGGAACTTCTTTCACCATTTTTTACATCAAAGCAGCCAGTGTTTCAGAAACAAGTACTGTAACCAGTGAAAACTCTGGTGACTGGTGCTGCTGGAGAATACTGACAAGTGTTACTGACAAAGCCCATAGAAGAATTTTATCATTGTGATTGTTTGTTGTATGATGTGGTCAgcagtgtttttgttttattactttCTCAGGTGATTGACTATGAAGTTCCTTTGATAGTGCTGGCTTCCCTCTCTTTGATTGCTGCATTGGTTATCCCTATTATTGGCCTAGTCTTTTGCTGTTGTCGTTGCAGAGGAAAATGTGGTGGCATTATATATGATGATGAACTCAAACAGCATCCTGCAAAAGAACGAATAGCATACTCTGCTGGAATTCTTCTTTGTGCATCTTTACTGATGTAAGTTTgagtttttaaatgttttcttcatttttgctTTAATTGTTTACAAATAAATTGAGGTCCATGTTGGGTCACTTTTATGTCATTTGCTGACACAACAGTTTATCTTCCATTGATCAGCTTTATTGATCAGCCCacataataaatttttttgttgctctATTTTATGTCTTGCAGTATTTCAGGTGGCTTTATTCTAGCTTCAAGTATTCATATGAATGACAGTATCCCACATGCAAGAACAGTGTGGAATGACTCATTTAGTGATATCAAAATTTACACAGGCAATTTACTTCAGGTAAGGGATAAACTATACATTTCATGAATCTGTGTATTCATGATGGGCTTGTTTGATACTGGTACAATACTTAATTGTGCTGAAAAGTGACCTGTGTAAatatactatttaaaaatttcaggaaATAAATCACATATTACTTCAAGAAGCTGTTCCCACAATTGACATTTTGTTTGATGCAGTTATTGGTGAGTTTTGTGGGCATAGGTCATACATTTGGGTAATGGATATAGtgtaaaataagttttttgacCTCTGGAGGATTTTTAGGATGTAGTATATTAATTAGTGATTCTGACTAAAAACTAATCTGGCAGTTCTGAAATCCAGAATTCCTTTGTGACTAGTCAGAAATGCCAGAAACCTCTACTACTTCTACTTTGGAAACTTTTAGCCCAGTTAGAATTTTTCCTGGGATATGATACTTTCTGATTGAG is a window encoding:
- the LOC131795648 gene encoding serine/threonine-protein phosphatase 6 regulatory ankyrin repeat subunit C isoform X2, whose protein sequence is MSVREVDSARTFDLSLYTSLTASRAKDFELGEGDISAKSEDLNPPLPSDFVSFSLPPLQEAAERGDSDTVSRLLLDKSINVNEKAGGHRAQRTALHRSAGYGHLTVVRQLLKAGADPIKGSNVQRTPLHEACIGGHTLVVKELLKHMTDINVVDSNGQTSAHLAAYHGESECLEILITNGSNMVLEDKQGRTPAHLAAMKNHRAALRCLIENDVEVTCVDDQGRTPAHYAASAGGLEALKTLAHSDIDVNSRDTAGCVPAHYAAAHNNCPCLVFVLGSGLAKIDVRDRSGKSLLHVAAQNGATECVNWLLEHRINPNIRDVNGETPCKFCTSKQKKIEYDLAHQPTSVERNIIKQESEIFVSPEGSEERVHQVCSSHSSKRPLSKSRGIQQTLPKRDLATKYFGEHLFSLPASISGSHSALSTSKTQAARRKR
- the LOC131795648 gene encoding ankyrin repeat domain-containing protein 65 isoform X1, producing the protein MSVREVDSARTFDLSLYTSLTASRAKDFELGEGDISAKSEDLNPPLPSDFVSFSLPPLQEAAERGDSDTVSRLLLDKSINVNEKAGGHRAQRTALHRSAGYGHLTVVRQLLKAGADPIKGSNVQRTPLHEACIGGHTLVVKELLKHMTDINVVDSNGQTSAHLAAYHGESECLEILITNGSNMVLEDKQGRTPAHLAAMKNHRAALRCLIENDVEVTCVDDQGRTPAHYAASAGGLEALKTLAHSDIDVNSRDTAGCVPAHYAAAHNNCPCLVFVLGSGLAKIDVRDRSGKSLLHVAAQNGATECVNWLLEHRINPNIRDGSGATPAHLAALGAHLQSVSCLIKHGADMNAQDGSGDVPLDYAKRTGNPNSFLRAVNGETPCKFCTSKQKKIEYDLAHQPTSVERNIIKQESEIFVSPEGSEERVHQVCSSHSSKRPLSKSRGIQQTLPKRDLATKYFGEHLFSLPASISGSHSALSTSKTQAARRKR